CGACGGTGTTGACGAACCCTTCGACGTTGACGCGCGCTCCTTTCGTCGGGTCGTCCTCGTGCATCGCATACGAGGACAGCGCCGCGAGGTGAAACACGACGTCCACCTCGGTCGGCAGATCGTCGTCTAACACGCTTTTCTCGTGAAAATCGATGGTCTCGTCGAGGTTTTCGGGCGTGCCGAGGTAGCCGTCGTCGACGACGACGACGTCGTTGTCGTCGGCAA
Above is a window of Halalkalicoccus subterraneus DNA encoding:
- a CDS encoding NAD-dependent epimerase/dehydratase family protein, giving the protein MNGKRVLVTGGAGFIGSNLANHLADDNDVVVVDDGYLGTPENLDETIDFHEKSVLDDDLPTEVDVVFHLAALSSYAMHEDDPTKGARVNVEGFVNTVEQARDDGCNTVVYASTSSIYGNQTDPSPEEMDVAVN